From the Nocardiopsis changdeensis genome, one window contains:
- the pcaG gene encoding protocatechuate 3,4-dioxygenase subunit alpha codes for MSTTSEGARLRATPGQTVGPFFHYGLPYDGDRDLVPPGSAGAVRLTGLVTDGAGNAVPDALVEVWQARPDGSVPREPGSLRRDGWTFTGFGRASTGRDGRYTFSTLEPGPTEPGAAAFFAVTVFARGLTDRLFTRAYLPDDAAALAADRLLASLPAERRATLVARRDAQGLVFDIRLQGEGETVFLDLAGYRTRTP; via the coding sequence GTGAGCACCACCAGCGAGGGGGCGCGGCTGCGCGCCACCCCGGGACAGACGGTCGGCCCGTTCTTCCACTACGGCCTGCCCTACGACGGCGACCGCGACCTCGTGCCGCCGGGCTCGGCCGGAGCGGTCCGGCTGACCGGGCTCGTCACCGACGGCGCCGGGAACGCGGTCCCCGACGCCCTGGTGGAGGTCTGGCAGGCCCGGCCGGACGGCTCCGTGCCGCGCGAGCCGGGGTCGCTGCGCCGGGACGGGTGGACCTTCACCGGGTTCGGGCGCGCCTCGACCGGCCGCGACGGGCGGTACACGTTCAGCACCCTGGAGCCGGGGCCCACCGAACCCGGGGCGGCGGCGTTCTTCGCGGTCACCGTGTTCGCGCGCGGGCTGACGGACCGGCTGTTCACCCGCGCCTACCTGCCCGACGACGCCGCGGCGCTGGCCGCCGACCGGCTGCTGGCGTCGCTGCCCGCCGAGCGCCGCGCCACCCTGGTCGCCCGCCGCGACGCACAGGGGCTGGTGTTCGACATCCGCCTCCAGGGCGAGGGCGAGACCGTGTTCCTGGACCTGGCCGGGTACCGGACGCGGACGCCATGA
- a CDS encoding lyase family protein has product MTDLFWPGDERAGDLFTERAWLSAMVAVEQAWADSLAGAGIAPAAADLSGLVGADDLPGLARAAEGGGNPVIALVRLLRERADGPGAAWVHRGLTSQDVVDTALVLCARDTVAQVRAELRRQAGHLAGLADAHRNTVMAGRTLTQHAVPTTFGLKAAGWLGGVLDAADALDRLRFPVQVGGAAGTLAAVVDLARARGAADPVAAATDLAAATARRLGLEPAPPWHTSRGTVTALGDALVACTDAWGRLAADVATLSRPEIAEVAEPAADGRGGSSTMPHKRNPVLSVLVRRAALAAPPLASTLHLASALAVDERPDGAWHAEWAALRTLARRTAVAASQTGELLAGLRVDADRMAATAEGAREGLAAEARAVAAFAGAGTEPAEGTAGAADALVDAVLVRADRFMETDT; this is encoded by the coding sequence ATGACCGACCTGTTCTGGCCCGGGGACGAGCGCGCGGGCGACCTGTTCACCGAACGCGCCTGGCTGTCGGCCATGGTCGCCGTCGAGCAGGCCTGGGCGGACTCGCTGGCCGGGGCGGGGATCGCCCCGGCCGCGGCCGACCTCTCCGGCCTGGTCGGCGCCGACGACCTGCCCGGCCTGGCCCGGGCCGCCGAGGGCGGCGGCAACCCCGTCATCGCCCTGGTCCGGCTGCTGCGCGAACGCGCCGACGGCCCCGGCGCCGCCTGGGTGCACCGCGGGCTGACCAGCCAGGACGTGGTGGACACCGCGCTGGTGCTGTGCGCCCGGGACACCGTCGCCCAGGTGCGCGCGGAGCTGCGCCGCCAGGCCGGCCACCTGGCCGGGCTGGCCGACGCCCACCGGAACACGGTGATGGCGGGGCGCACCCTCACCCAGCACGCGGTGCCCACCACCTTCGGGCTCAAGGCCGCCGGATGGCTGGGCGGGGTGCTGGACGCCGCCGACGCCCTGGACCGGCTCCGGTTCCCGGTGCAGGTCGGCGGTGCCGCCGGGACCCTCGCGGCCGTCGTGGACCTGGCCCGGGCGCGCGGCGCCGCCGACCCGGTGGCCGCGGCGACGGACCTGGCCGCCGCGACCGCGCGGCGGCTGGGGCTGGAGCCCGCACCGCCCTGGCACACCTCGCGCGGCACCGTCACCGCCCTGGGCGACGCCCTGGTGGCCTGCACCGACGCCTGGGGGAGGCTGGCCGCCGACGTCGCCACCCTGTCCCGGCCCGAGATCGCCGAGGTGGCCGAGCCCGCCGCCGACGGGCGCGGCGGTTCCTCGACCATGCCGCACAAGCGCAACCCGGTGCTGTCGGTGCTCGTCCGGCGGGCGGCCCTGGCCGCTCCCCCGCTGGCCTCGACCCTGCACCTGGCCTCGGCGCTGGCCGTGGACGAGCGCCCGGACGGGGCCTGGCACGCCGAGTGGGCGGCCCTGCGCACCCTGGCCCGGCGCACCGCCGTGGCGGCCTCCCAGACCGGGGAGCTGCTGGCGGGCCTGCGGGTGGACGCCGACCGGATGGCCGCCACCGCCGAGGGGGCCCGCGAGGGGCTGGCCGCCGAGGCCCGCGCCGTCGCCGCGTTCGCCGGCGCCGGCACCGAACCCGCGGAGGGGACGGCGGGCGCCGCCGACGCGCTCGTCGACGCCGTCCTGGTCCGCGCCGACCGCTTCATGGAGACCGACACATGA
- the pcaC gene encoding 4-carboxymuconolactone decarboxylase has translation MTIPHITGVELAGGPDRPLLLVGPSLGTSAAALWSAAAERLGDAFHVVGWNLPGHGGAPAADAPFTLAELAAGVLAFARGVTAARGDADRSFCYAGDSVGGAVGLHLLLDSPEAVRSAALLCTGARIGEPEGWRERAATVRASGTPAVVEASAKRWFAPGFAEREPAVVASLLHVLQDADAEGYALVCEALAGFDVRDRLGEVTAPVLAVAGAEDGPTPPASLEALAHGVRRGRVEVLDGVAHLAPAEAPDRVAALLRGHFAGPSAASADPGSPTQEQVRAAGMAVRREVLGDAHVDRAVAATTDFTADFQEFITRYAWGTVWTRPGLDRRSRSMITLTALIARGHHEEFAMHVRAALRNGLSEQEIKEVVLQSAIYCGVPDANSAFRIAQRVLAEG, from the coding sequence ATGACCATCCCGCACATCACCGGAGTCGAACTCGCCGGCGGGCCCGACCGGCCGCTGCTGCTCGTGGGCCCCTCGCTGGGCACCTCGGCCGCGGCATTGTGGTCGGCGGCCGCCGAACGGCTCGGCGACGCCTTCCACGTGGTGGGCTGGAACCTGCCCGGGCACGGCGGCGCCCCGGCCGCGGACGCGCCGTTCACCCTGGCCGAACTGGCCGCCGGGGTGCTGGCGTTCGCCCGGGGGGTGACCGCGGCGCGCGGGGACGCCGACCGCTCCTTCTGCTACGCGGGCGACTCCGTGGGCGGGGCCGTGGGCCTGCACCTGCTGCTGGACTCCCCCGAGGCGGTGCGCTCGGCGGCGCTGCTGTGCACGGGGGCGCGCATCGGCGAGCCCGAGGGGTGGCGCGAGCGGGCCGCGACGGTCCGCGCCTCGGGCACCCCGGCCGTGGTGGAGGCGTCGGCGAAGCGGTGGTTCGCCCCCGGGTTCGCCGAGCGCGAGCCGGCGGTCGTCGCCTCGCTGCTGCACGTGCTCCAGGACGCCGACGCCGAGGGCTACGCGCTGGTCTGCGAGGCCCTGGCCGGGTTCGACGTGCGCGACCGGCTCGGGGAGGTCACCGCGCCGGTGCTCGCGGTCGCGGGCGCCGAGGACGGCCCCACCCCGCCCGCCTCGCTGGAGGCCCTCGCCCATGGGGTGCGCCGCGGCCGGGTCGAGGTCCTGGACGGGGTGGCCCACCTGGCCCCGGCCGAGGCCCCGGACCGGGTCGCCGCCCTGCTGCGCGGACACTTCGCGGGGCCCTCCGCCGCCTCGGCCGATCCGGGCTCCCCGACCCAGGAGCAGGTGCGCGCGGCGGGCATGGCGGTGCGCCGCGAGGTGCTGGGGGACGCCCACGTGGACCGGGCGGTCGCCGCGACCACGGACTTCACCGCCGACTTCCAGGAGTTCATCACCCGCTACGCCTGGGGCACCGTGTGGACCCGCCCGGGCCTGGACCGGCGCAGCCGGTCGATGATCACCCTGACCGCGCTCATCGCCCGCGGCCACCACGAGGAGTTCGCCATGCACGTGCGCGCGGCCCTGCGCAACGGGCTGAGCGAGCAGGAGATCAAGGAGGTCGTGCTGCAGAGCGCGATCTACTGCGGCGTCCCGGACGCCAACTCGGCGTTCCGCATCGCCCAGCGCGTCCTGGCCGAGGGGTGA
- a CDS encoding NAD(P)H-binding protein: MSVVIVGATGHLGRLTVEELLERGTPAEGIVAAGRDAGRLAALAERGVRTARVDLDDPATLAPAFAGADTLLLISTSEPGRRVPQHRAAIEAAAAAGIGHIVYTSAPRADDTVLVLAPDHRATEELLAASGIAHTVLRNNWYHENYVPQLHAARDHGEFSGSAGQGRVPSAARRDFAAAAAAVLADPASHAGAVYELTGDTAWTYAELADTLSAVLGTEVVYKDLSTEEHVASLVGAGLDEGTASFVAALDGNIRDGALGEPTGDLRRLIGRPATPIADTLRDLL; this comes from the coding sequence ATGTCCGTCGTCATCGTGGGTGCCACCGGCCACCTGGGCCGCCTCACCGTGGAGGAGCTGCTGGAGCGGGGGACCCCGGCCGAGGGGATCGTCGCGGCGGGCCGCGACGCCGGGCGCCTGGCCGCGCTCGCCGAACGCGGGGTGCGCACGGCGCGCGTCGACCTGGACGACCCGGCCACCCTGGCGCCCGCCTTCGCCGGGGCCGACACCCTGCTGCTGATCTCCACCAGCGAGCCGGGCCGCCGGGTGCCCCAGCACCGGGCCGCGATCGAGGCGGCGGCCGCCGCCGGGATCGGGCACATCGTCTACACCAGCGCGCCCCGGGCCGACGACACGGTGCTGGTGCTGGCCCCCGACCACAGGGCCACCGAGGAGCTGCTCGCCGCCTCGGGGATCGCCCACACCGTCCTGCGCAACAACTGGTACCACGAGAACTACGTGCCGCAGCTGCACGCCGCCCGCGACCACGGGGAGTTCAGCGGCAGCGCGGGGCAGGGACGGGTGCCCAGCGCCGCCCGACGCGACTTCGCGGCGGCCGCCGCCGCGGTGCTCGCCGACCCGGCGTCCCACGCGGGCGCGGTGTACGAGCTGACCGGCGACACCGCCTGGACCTACGCCGAGCTGGCCGACACGCTCTCGGCCGTGCTGGGCACCGAGGTCGTCTACAAGGACCTGTCGACCGAGGAGCACGTGGCCTCCCTGGTCGGCGCCGGTCTCGACGAGGGGACGGCCTCCTTCGTGGCCGCCCTGGACGGCAACATCCGCGACGGCGCGCTGGGGGAGCCCACCGGCGACCTGCGCCGCCTCATCGGCCGCCCGGCCACCCCGATCGCCGACACCCTGCGCGACCTGCTCTGA
- a CDS encoding AI-2E family transporter, which yields MPPWLPRAVLMVMWTVTAFGVALWLFLELQGLIVLLLISLFLALALEPAVNWLHRRHWPRGPATGAVMLLVVLATGVFLSMLGSMLIGQVLSLAAETPRMLRATLVWANATFGTDYSPTNLMESVTSASGVVQQYASRIADNALGAGSTLLGLLFNGLAVALFTFYLCADGPRFRRVICSVLPPRTQREVLRAWEIAIEKTGGYLYSRALMALVSAIAHYLVLAALDVPFAFALALWVGVLSQFIPTVGTYVGGLVPVLVALPQGPWTAVWVLVFVVVYQQFENYVLQPRITARTLDMHPAVAFGSVLAGVAIMGAPGALLALPMGASLQAFLGSYIRRYEVEEHPLLSASEEPAEAADGERDEPPPGGAEGPEEGSGGDGGASGATDAASGPTPP from the coding sequence ATGCCCCCGTGGCTGCCCCGCGCGGTCCTGATGGTCATGTGGACCGTCACGGCCTTCGGCGTGGCCCTGTGGCTGTTCCTGGAGCTGCAGGGGCTCATCGTCCTGCTGCTGATCTCCCTGTTCCTGGCGCTGGCGCTGGAACCGGCCGTCAACTGGCTGCACCGGCGCCACTGGCCCCGCGGCCCGGCCACCGGCGCGGTCATGCTGCTGGTGGTGCTGGCGACCGGGGTGTTCCTGAGCATGCTCGGTTCCATGCTGATCGGGCAGGTGCTGTCCCTGGCGGCCGAGACGCCCCGGATGCTGCGCGCGACGCTGGTGTGGGCCAACGCCACCTTCGGCACCGACTACTCGCCGACCAACCTCATGGAGTCGGTGACCAGCGCCAGCGGGGTGGTCCAGCAGTACGCCTCCCGGATCGCCGACAACGCGCTGGGCGCGGGGTCGACCCTGCTGGGGCTGCTCTTCAACGGGCTGGCGGTCGCGCTGTTCACGTTCTACCTGTGCGCCGACGGCCCGCGCTTCCGCCGGGTGATCTGCTCGGTGCTGCCGCCGCGCACCCAGCGCGAGGTGCTGCGGGCCTGGGAGATCGCGATCGAGAAGACCGGCGGGTACCTGTACTCGCGGGCGCTGATGGCCCTGGTCTCGGCCATCGCGCACTACCTGGTCCTGGCGGCCCTGGACGTGCCGTTCGCGTTCGCGCTGGCGCTGTGGGTCGGGGTGCTGTCGCAGTTCATCCCCACGGTCGGCACCTACGTCGGCGGGCTCGTCCCGGTGCTGGTGGCGCTGCCGCAGGGGCCCTGGACGGCGGTGTGGGTGCTGGTGTTCGTGGTCGTCTACCAGCAGTTCGAGAACTACGTGCTCCAGCCGCGCATCACCGCCAGGACGCTGGACATGCACCCCGCGGTGGCCTTCGGGTCGGTCCTGGCGGGCGTGGCGATCATGGGGGCGCCGGGCGCGCTGCTCGCCCTGCCGATGGGCGCCAGCCTCCAGGCGTTCCTGGGGTCCTACATCCGGCGCTACGAGGTGGAGGAGCACCCGCTGCTGAGCGCTTCGGAGGAGCCGGCGGAGGCGGCGGACGGTGAGCGGGACGAGCCGCCGCCGGGCGGTGCGGAGGGGCCGGAGGAGGGCTCCGGCGGGGACGGCGGCGCTTCCGGGGCGACGGACGCCGCCTCGGGCCCGACACCCCCCTGA
- a CDS encoding winged helix-turn-helix transcriptional regulator, with the protein MTGGLPKGEVFSADCPSRRLLGEVTSKWGVLVLVALREGPLRWSELLRRIGGVSEKMLARTLRSFEAEGLVLRDARPVVPPHVEYSLTEAGHEVTARLVPLVAWAEEHAVRTSGAGDRAHG; encoded by the coding sequence ATGACCGGAGGTCTTCCCAAGGGCGAGGTGTTCAGCGCCGACTGCCCGTCCCGCCGCCTGCTGGGCGAGGTCACCTCCAAGTGGGGCGTCCTGGTCCTGGTGGCGCTGCGCGAGGGGCCGCTGCGCTGGAGCGAGCTGCTGCGCCGCATCGGCGGCGTCAGCGAGAAGATGCTCGCCCGCACCCTGCGCTCCTTCGAGGCCGAGGGCCTGGTGCTGCGCGACGCCCGCCCGGTGGTGCCGCCGCACGTGGAGTACAGCCTCACCGAGGCCGGGCACGAGGTCACCGCCCGGCTCGTCCCGCTGGTCGCCTGGGCCGAGGAGCACGCGGTCCGGACCTCCGGGGCGGGGGACCGCGCGCACGGCTGA
- a CDS encoding universal stress protein: protein MTDDQGRAPAVVTGVDGSAEARAGLEWACAEAERRGWPLKVVHALSMPVVVSVYAGRTRFPPSEEISEQGRRILEKEADHARGLRPGVEVLTDLALEEPPAALLHRSGPGDLVVVGSRGFGPVRAALAGSAGIRLAARAACPVVVVPRPAEGRPVPLEPRRIVVGVDGSLDSQHALDFALHEAARITDSEVTVVNSWEAPTPFASQALIASGWTPPEDFLDRQSEEIVAGVLAEVMDETVEHVDVSVVRTRKNPVEALVEAGAQADLIVVGSRGRGSVQGMFLGSVSQGVLHTATVPVAVLPHRTGSEE, encoded by the coding sequence ATGACCGACGACCAGGGACGCGCACCGGCGGTGGTGACGGGCGTGGACGGCTCCGCGGAGGCGCGGGCGGGCCTGGAGTGGGCCTGCGCCGAGGCCGAGCGGAGAGGGTGGCCGCTGAAGGTGGTGCACGCCCTGTCCATGCCGGTCGTGGTGAGCGTCTACGCCGGGCGCACCCGGTTCCCTCCCAGTGAGGAGATCTCCGAGCAGGGCCGGCGCATCCTGGAGAAGGAGGCGGACCACGCCCGCGGGCTGCGCCCCGGGGTGGAGGTCCTCACCGACCTCGCCCTGGAGGAGCCCCCGGCGGCGCTGCTGCACCGGTCCGGCCCCGGCGACCTGGTCGTGGTGGGCTCGCGCGGCTTCGGCCCGGTCCGCGCGGCCCTGGCCGGGTCGGCGGGTATCCGCCTGGCCGCCCGTGCCGCCTGCCCGGTCGTGGTGGTGCCCCGGCCCGCCGAGGGCCGCCCGGTGCCCCTGGAGCCCCGGCGCATCGTGGTCGGCGTCGACGGGTCCCTGGACTCCCAGCACGCCCTGGACTTCGCCCTGCACGAGGCGGCCCGGATCACGGACTCCGAGGTGACCGTGGTCAACAGCTGGGAGGCGCCCACCCCGTTCGCGTCCCAGGCGCTGATCGCCTCGGGATGGACCCCGCCCGAGGACTTCCTGGACCGGCAGTCGGAGGAGATCGTCGCCGGGGTCCTGGCCGAGGTCATGGACGAGACCGTCGAGCACGTGGACGTGTCCGTGGTGCGCACCCGCAAGAACCCGGTGGAGGCCCTGGTGGAGGCCGGGGCGCAGGCCGACCTCATCGTGGTCGGCTCCCGGGGCCGCGGCAGCGTCCAGGGCATGTTCCTGGGCTCGGTCAGCCAGGGCGTCCTGCACACCGCCACCGTCCCGGTCGCGGTGCTCCCCCACCGCACCGGAAGCGAGGAGTGA
- a CDS encoding ArsR family transcriptional regulator, giving the protein MGDTSEEARAHRTLGGMLFGGMVAHLVGGAVRLGLPDALGEGEATVAELARALDARADTLERLLRALEAVELVAETGPGRYALTPAGHLLRTDHPDSRAAIARFYTDALLLDSWRELPQSVRDGSVAFERVHGTSFFEHLDGHPDRAEMFHAAMADGTRGTARVLPDAYDFAPFSTVVDVGGGDGTLISAVLARHPHLAGVLFDAPGGAARAPAVLEKAGVADRCSVVAGDFFRSLPAGDVMLLKSIVHDWDDERAATILSRCREAVSDGGRLLLVEPMLPDGPGAAGPPVPFLSDLNMLVNTGGRERTRAGFEALCAWTGFALESVRTLPAPSGNTLVEAVPV; this is encoded by the coding sequence TTGGGTGACACGAGCGAGGAAGCCCGCGCCCACCGCACCCTGGGCGGGATGCTGTTCGGCGGCATGGTCGCCCACCTCGTGGGCGGCGCCGTCCGCCTGGGCCTGCCCGACGCCCTGGGCGAGGGGGAGGCGACCGTGGCCGAGCTGGCCCGCGCCCTGGACGCGCGCGCCGACACCCTCGAACGCCTGCTGCGGGCGCTGGAGGCCGTGGAGCTGGTGGCCGAGACCGGCCCGGGCCGGTACGCCCTCACCCCGGCCGGGCACCTGCTGCGCACCGACCACCCCGACTCCCGGGCGGCCATCGCCCGGTTCTACACCGACGCGCTGCTGCTGGACTCCTGGCGGGAGCTGCCGCAGAGCGTGCGCGACGGCTCGGTGGCGTTCGAGCGCGTGCACGGCACGTCGTTCTTCGAGCACCTGGACGGGCACCCCGACCGGGCGGAGATGTTCCACGCCGCCATGGCCGACGGCACCCGCGGCACCGCCCGGGTGCTGCCCGACGCCTACGACTTCGCGCCGTTCTCCACGGTGGTGGACGTGGGCGGCGGCGACGGCACGCTGATCTCGGCGGTGCTGGCCCGCCACCCGCACCTGGCCGGCGTGCTGTTCGACGCGCCCGGCGGCGCCGCCCGCGCCCCGGCGGTCCTGGAGAAGGCCGGGGTCGCCGACCGGTGCTCGGTGGTGGCCGGGGACTTCTTCCGCTCCCTGCCGGCCGGGGACGTGATGCTGCTCAAGAGCATCGTCCACGACTGGGACGACGAGCGCGCGGCGACGATCCTGTCCCGCTGCCGGGAAGCGGTCTCCGACGGCGGCCGGCTGCTGCTGGTGGAGCCGATGCTGCCGGACGGCCCCGGCGCGGCCGGTCCGCCGGTGCCGTTCCTGAGCGACCTGAACATGCTGGTCAACACCGGTGGCCGGGAGCGCACCCGGGCCGGCTTCGAGGCCCTGTGCGCCTGGACCGGGTTCGCGCTGGAGTCGGTGCGCACGCTGCCCGCGCCCTCAGGGAACACGCTGGTCGAGGCCGTCCCGGTGTGA
- a CDS encoding NAD(P)H-binding protein gives MTVLVTGATGTVGRHLVRWLADRGHPVRALTRRPDRADLGPGVEVAGGDLTDPATLKDAFAGVDGVHLITFGGDDGAELAEAAGIVELAVASGVRRATVLGAFGGSPMEDAVRTDRLEWTVLAPMEFMSGALEWAPDVREAGAVRTLAAWPSAVVHEADIAAVAGAALTEGGQGGRDLVLTGPQALTPAERARDLGEALGTEVGWVHLTEDQERERLRSQGFPEDYVEFGVALALGPPETAGRVLPTVREVTGRPALTFAQWARENADAFRA, from the coding sequence ATGACCGTTCTGGTGACCGGTGCGACGGGGACCGTGGGGCGCCACCTGGTGCGGTGGCTGGCCGACCGGGGGCACCCCGTCCGGGCGCTCACCCGCCGCCCCGACCGGGCCGACCTCGGCCCCGGGGTGGAGGTGGCGGGCGGCGACCTCACCGACCCCGCCACGCTGAAGGACGCCTTCGCCGGGGTGGACGGCGTCCACCTCATCACCTTCGGCGGCGACGACGGGGCCGAGCTGGCCGAGGCCGCCGGCATCGTCGAGCTGGCCGTCGCCTCCGGGGTGCGGCGCGCCACCGTCCTGGGCGCCTTCGGCGGCAGCCCGATGGAGGACGCCGTGCGCACCGACCGCCTGGAGTGGACGGTGCTGGCCCCGATGGAGTTCATGTCCGGCGCCCTGGAGTGGGCCCCCGACGTGCGGGAGGCGGGCGCGGTGCGGACCCTGGCCGCCTGGCCCAGCGCCGTGGTCCACGAGGCCGACATCGCCGCCGTCGCGGGCGCGGCCCTGACCGAGGGCGGCCAGGGCGGCCGCGACCTGGTCCTGACCGGCCCGCAGGCGCTCACCCCCGCCGAGCGGGCGCGCGACCTGGGGGAGGCGCTGGGCACGGAGGTCGGCTGGGTGCACCTGACCGAGGACCAGGAGCGCGAGCGCCTGCGCTCCCAGGGCTTCCCCGAGGATTACGTCGAGTTCGGCGTCGCCCTGGCCCTGGGCCCGCCCGAGACGGCGGGCCGGGTGCTGCCCACGGTGCGGGAGGTCACCGGGCGCCCCGCGCTCACCTTCGCGCAGTGGGCGCGCGAGAACGCCGACGCCTTCCGGGCCTGA
- a CDS encoding pyridoxamine 5'-phosphate oxidase family protein, producing the protein MHSTTETVPGRGPQAPAAPDPASAPLSATDRTRLRRGRHKQREDRAELYALLDEGLFCHLGVVVDGAPRVMPTAYGRIGDTLYLHGSTGARSMNADGEVCVTVTLVDALVLARSAFHHSVNHRSAMVYGRPRVVTDPDERTAGLRALTEQIAPGRWAEIREPDRKEMAATRVLALSLAEASVKVRTGPPGDEEEDMDLDVWAGIVPVRQVYGEPEPDPLLKPGIGVPRHLREHRSPA; encoded by the coding sequence ATGCACTCGACCACCGAAACCGTTCCGGGCCGGGGCCCGCAGGCCCCGGCCGCCCCGGACCCCGCGTCCGCGCCCCTGTCCGCCACCGACCGGACCCGGCTGCGCCGGGGCAGGCACAAGCAGCGCGAGGACCGCGCCGAGCTGTACGCCCTGCTCGACGAGGGCCTGTTCTGCCACCTGGGCGTGGTCGTGGACGGCGCCCCCCGCGTGATGCCCACCGCCTACGGGCGCATCGGCGACACCCTCTACCTGCACGGGTCCACGGGGGCGCGGTCGATGAACGCCGACGGCGAGGTGTGCGTGACGGTCACCCTCGTGGACGCCCTGGTGCTGGCCCGGTCGGCGTTCCACCACTCGGTGAACCACCGGTCGGCGATGGTCTACGGCCGCCCGCGGGTGGTGACCGACCCGGACGAGCGCACGGCCGGGCTGCGCGCCCTGACCGAGCAGATCGCCCCGGGCCGCTGGGCGGAGATCCGCGAGCCCGACCGCAAGGAGATGGCGGCCACCCGGGTGCTGGCGCTGTCCCTGGCCGAGGCGTCGGTGAAGGTCCGCACCGGGCCGCCGGGGGACGAGGAGGAGGACATGGACCTGGACGTGTGGGCCGGGATCGTCCCCGTCCGGCAGGTGTACGGCGAGCCGGAGCCGGACCCGCTGCTCAAGCCGGGCATCGGGGTCCCGCGCCACCTGCGGGAGCACCGCTCGCCCGCCTGA
- a CDS encoding NAD(P)-dependent alcohol dehydrogenase, whose product MRAALFDRYGPPEVIYQGRLPVPDHGDDRVLVRVLATSVNGGELSGRSGALGPLGGLVMGGPPRRLGLDFVGDVVAVGANVRGVGVGERVWGLLRGFGAAAEYVAVAPDRIAAVPRGMDPLQAVAIPVATTTVTALRDKARLRPGERLLVRGATGGVGVSGVQLGRAYGAHVTALARAEHLDLARELGADEAFDYRTTAPADLGRFDVVLDTVGTGLPAYRALLAPGGRMVAVSFDLDRPLRSLGYILGSAVHGRGRVRFFSGNPRRDLLEEVARLVEAGDLRPVVDRVFPLSDLAGAHRALEAGGVRGKVVVDTTA is encoded by the coding sequence ATGCGCGCGGCGCTGTTCGACCGGTACGGGCCGCCGGAGGTGATCTACCAGGGGCGCCTGCCGGTGCCCGACCACGGCGACGACCGCGTCCTGGTGCGGGTGCTGGCCACCAGTGTCAACGGCGGCGAGCTCTCGGGGCGCTCGGGCGCACTGGGCCCGCTGGGCGGCCTGGTCATGGGCGGGCCGCCCCGGCGGCTGGGCCTGGACTTCGTCGGCGACGTGGTCGCGGTGGGCGCGAACGTGCGCGGCGTCGGGGTCGGCGAACGCGTCTGGGGCCTGCTGCGCGGCTTCGGCGCCGCGGCCGAGTACGTGGCGGTGGCGCCCGACCGGATCGCCGCCGTCCCCCGGGGCATGGACCCGCTCCAGGCGGTCGCGATCCCGGTGGCCACCACCACCGTCACCGCCCTGCGCGACAAGGCGCGGCTGCGCCCGGGGGAGCGGCTGCTGGTGCGCGGCGCCACCGGCGGCGTCGGTGTGAGCGGGGTGCAGCTGGGCAGGGCCTACGGCGCGCACGTCACCGCCCTGGCCCGGGCCGAGCACCTGGACCTGGCCCGGGAGCTGGGCGCCGACGAGGCCTTCGACTACCGCACCACTGCCCCGGCCGACCTGGGCCGCTTCGACGTCGTCCTGGACACGGTGGGCACCGGCCTGCCCGCCTACCGGGCCCTGCTGGCCCCGGGCGGGCGGATGGTCGCGGTGTCCTTCGACCTGGACCGCCCGCTCCGGTCCCTGGGGTACATCCTGGGCTCGGCGGTGCACGGCCGCGGCCGGGTGCGGTTCTTCAGCGGGAACCCGCGCCGGGACCTGCTGGAGGAGGTGGCCCGCCTGGTCGAGGCCGGCGACCTGCGGCCGGTGGTGGACCGGGTGTTCCCGCTCTCGGACCTGGCCGGGGCGCATCGTGCGCTGGAGGCGGGCGGCGTGCGCGGCAAGGTGGTCGTCGACACGACCGCCTGA
- a CDS encoding TetR/AcrR family transcriptional regulator — protein MPGDPSQMASAGPALRADALRNRERILRAAREAFASHGIDVPMATIARRAGVGTATLYRRFPTRDDLVAEAFADQASACADLVDHALADPDPWRGFAASLYRIAAMQVADRGFGAAFLGSSPLSPELEERRARAEEGFARLILRAKQAGALRADFERTDLTLVLMAVDGIRADTAEAALAAARRMVGHLLRSFRTDPGSAPPLPPPAPVGLYHLEL, from the coding sequence ATGCCCGGAGATCCGTCTCAGATGGCGTCGGCCGGACCCGCGCTGCGCGCCGACGCCCTGCGCAACCGCGAGCGCATCCTGCGCGCCGCCCGCGAGGCGTTCGCCTCCCACGGCATCGACGTGCCCATGGCCACCATCGCCCGCCGCGCCGGAGTGGGCACCGCCACCCTGTACCGGCGCTTCCCCACGCGCGACGACCTGGTCGCCGAGGCCTTCGCCGACCAGGCCTCCGCCTGCGCCGACCTCGTCGACCACGCCCTGGCCGACCCCGACCCCTGGCGCGGGTTCGCGGCCTCGCTGTACCGCATCGCCGCCATGCAGGTCGCCGACCGGGGGTTCGGCGCCGCGTTCCTGGGCTCCTCCCCCCTCTCGCCCGAACTGGAGGAGCGCCGCGCGCGGGCCGAGGAGGGGTTCGCGCGGCTGATCCTGCGCGCCAAACAGGCCGGGGCCCTGCGCGCCGACTTCGAGCGCACCGACCTCACCCTGGTCCTCATGGCCGTCGACGGCATCCGCGCCGACACCGCCGAGGCGGCGCTGGCCGCCGCCCGCCGCATGGTCGGCCACCTGCTGCGGTCCTTCCGCACCGACCCCGGCTCCGCGCCGCCGCTGCCGCCGCCCGCGCCGGTCGGCCTGTACCACCTCGAACTCTAG